The Thalassotalea sp. 273M-4 genome includes a region encoding these proteins:
- a CDS encoding NCS2 family permease, whose translation MFEKLFKLSEHNTSIKQEVVAGFTTFLTMAYIIFVNPSMLAMTGMDQGAVFVATCLAAAIGCLIMGLYANYPIALAPGMGLNAFFTFTVVMELGYSWNVALGGVFISGVVFTLLSAFKVREWIINSIPHSLRFGIAAGIGMFLALIALKSSGIIVASDATLVTLGDITAFNSLMAVLGLFLIVGLISMNINGAVMISILIVTTLGIVFGDVNYNGIVSMPPSIAPTFAQLDIAGAFNVGMISVIFAFLFVDLFDTSGTLIAVAQRGNMLDKEGNLPRLKKALFADSGATIAGSLLGTSTTTSYVESTAGVAAGGRTGLTAVVVAGLFILALFFSPLAGMIPAYATAGALFFVGVLMVAGLVNVKWDNLLDAVPVVVILVSMPLTFSIADGIAFGFISYAAVRIFSGRFSEISPSVWFLAALFVGKFAFM comes from the coding sequence ATGTTTGAAAAATTATTCAAGCTATCTGAGCATAATACCTCAATCAAGCAAGAAGTCGTCGCAGGCTTTACCACCTTCCTTACCATGGCATACATCATTTTTGTTAACCCAAGTATGTTAGCCATGACGGGTATGGACCAAGGAGCGGTTTTCGTAGCTACGTGTTTAGCTGCAGCAATCGGTTGTTTAATTATGGGTCTATACGCTAATTACCCTATTGCCCTTGCTCCAGGTATGGGCTTAAACGCATTTTTCACCTTTACTGTGGTAATGGAACTAGGTTATTCCTGGAACGTTGCACTAGGTGGTGTATTCATTTCGGGTGTGGTGTTCACTCTTTTAAGTGCTTTTAAAGTACGTGAATGGATCATCAACTCAATTCCTCATTCATTACGATTTGGTATTGCTGCCGGTATCGGTATGTTCCTAGCATTAATCGCGCTAAAGAGCTCTGGTATTATTGTCGCAAGTGACGCAACTCTAGTTACTTTAGGTGATATTACTGCGTTTAATTCGTTAATGGCGGTTTTAGGTTTATTCCTAATTGTTGGTTTAATTAGCATGAACATTAACGGTGCTGTAATGATTTCAATTTTAATTGTTACGACCTTAGGTATTGTTTTTGGTGATGTTAACTACAACGGTATCGTTTCAATGCCACCATCTATTGCGCCAACGTTTGCCCAATTAGATATTGCTGGTGCCTTTAATGTTGGCATGATCAGTGTTATTTTTGCTTTCTTATTCGTTGACCTATTCGATACCTCTGGTACTCTAATCGCGGTTGCACAGCGTGGTAACATGCTAGACAAAGAGGGTAACCTTCCTCGTCTTAAAAAAGCCTTATTTGCTGACTCAGGTGCCACTATCGCAGGTTCTTTACTTGGTACTTCAACAACCACGAGTTATGTAGAAAGTACCGCGGGTGTTGCCGCTGGTGGTCGCACTGGTTTAACCGCTGTTGTTGTTGCTGGTCTATTCATTTTAGCCTTATTCTTCTCTCCTTTAGCAGGTATGATCCCAGCTTACGCTACCGCAGGTGCACTATTTTTTGTTGGTGTTCTTATGGTTGCTGGCCTTGTAAATGTTAAATGGGACAATCTGTTAGATGCCGTACCTGTCGTGGTCATCTTAGTATCGATGCCATTAACTTTCTCAATTGCCGATGGTATTGCGTTTGGTTTTATCTCATACGCAGCAGTACGTATTTTCAGTGGCCGATTCTCTGAAA